The DNA region ATAAAAAAGGTGTGATCCCCATAATGCAATAATGAGGAAGGCGACGACTATCCCTTTATTCGACATCTATTTTACCAGAATCATTTCAAGCATCAGGAAGAAAAGGAACTGAATCAGAACGAGAAAAATCGGGAGGTCATGCTTTGGTTTTTGCCTGATGAAAAAATATCCGAGAGCACTAATAGCAGCAATAACGAACCAGGCAATGTAATTTTGAAACGGTATCTTGTCGTTCATCCAATTCCAGTACCCCAGGTGCATCGCAACAGGTTCCATTACAAAATCAAATGCCACGGTTGCAGTTGCCGCCAGAAACACCAGTGCTGCTACATTTGCTGTCGCTTTTGTGAGTGCGGAAACGATCGCATAAATAATCATAACCCAGTTAATTCCAATGATAACAGGAACACCAAAAAGCTTTGGTCCAAGTGTGTCACCGTAAGTGTAGTTTCCAAATACGGCTCCGGTGGCTACACCGGTAACTTCAAGTGAAAATGTGAGAATAAAAGTTGCAACCGCCCAAATTATTACTTTTTTGTTCCAGTCACTCTTTGTCAAATATATGACAAAGGCGACAGAAAGAAGGAGCGTAATGGGAGTCAGGTCTTTCATTAACGGCAGAAAATTCTCGAGGGAATGCCCGAGAATTCCAACAGAATAGAAAAAGGCGAGCAATATCGCTCCGCCGTATTTCTTTATAAAGTTCTGCCTTTCCATTCAATAATGCCTGTTTTCGTGAAATAAAGAGAACGCCAACCCGTAAAATACATAATTATCATCTGAATCGGGTGACAAAAAACTTCGATTACCGGATTTGAATGGCTTATTCGACTCGTAAACCATCTTGAAAGCAAAGTTAATAAAACGGGTGCCAACCATATTGTATTGAAGAACACAAACACGAACGGCATTAGGTACACCAGAACGAAAAATGTGATCATTATAACAAACAGTACCGCTGAAATATCGAATCCGGCGTAAAAATTCTTTGTGAATCCCCTGATTGATGACAAAAATCCGGAATACATTCTGCACCTTATTACATCGCCTCCCAGCGCTGTCATCATCCTCATGCCTGACCGTTTTATCAGACGGGCAAGTTCCATATCCTCTACCACTTTGTCGCGCACAGCGGTGTGACCACCTGTTGCCGAATATGCGTTCCGGGTCATTAAAATAAACTGACCGTTTGCAGCAACAAATTTTGATGATTTCGATTTGTAAACCTGCTTCAAAGGTAAAAAATTTAACAGGAGCCAGTTCATCAAGGGTATAACAAGAGCTGAACCAAAGCTGTTCAACAACTGGGTCGGGAAAACCGAAAACATCGACAGGTTAAACTTTTTCAGCGTATTTAAAGCAATTTCTGCGGCATCCTCCCTCAAAATGACATCAGCATCGATAAACAACAAATACTCTCCTTTGGCTTCCTCTGAAAGCTGGTGACAAGCCCAATTCTTTCCGAGCCATCCCTTTGGCAAGTACTTGCCTCGAAGAGTTTTCACCCTGTCATCTTCTGCGGCAATTTCTGCGACAATTTCACCCGTTCTGTCATCGGAATTGTCATCAAGCACCATCACCTCAATGTTTCGATGATTTTGGTTCAGGCAGTTTCTTAAACATTTTTCGATATTCTCCTCTTCATTACGGGCGGGAATCAAAATCGAGAGAAACGGGAGCGGCTCTTTATTTCCCAGGGAACCAAGATTTTTCCCGGGAACCGGTGCCGTCAGTAAATTATATAGACTCACTAAGAAGGTGATGAATGCAAAAACTGTGACTACAGAGAAGAGAATCAGTTCAAAGATCACTTGAAGATATCCCTGACAAATGATTTGGAAGCGGCCTTAGCATCAAGTTCCCCCAGATTTTCCATAAATGCCGCCTCAAAATATTTAAAATCCTTCTCAACTTTTGATGCCGGAGCCGGATTTCCGAATGAACAATAGAGTGCGGGAAGTTTTTCTTCTTCATATTGCACCTTGAAAGCAACAGGAATCACAACAGAATGGTCTCCCGTTCCTCCCACAAACTTCGATATCCCCGCTTTCAGATTCAACGGACGCACATCATACGGCTGAATCTCTCCCTGAGGATATATTACTGTCAGATTTTTGCTGTCCGAAAGCAGCTCTCTGGTATATTTAACCGTTTTTATTATGCTTTTTGTATCGTTAAGGTCGATTCCGTACGCACCCATCCAGTTAAAAAATCTGTAAACTTTCAACTGTTCCGAAAGCATTAAAATATGGAAATTCCTGTTCGGCAGAAATTCTCGTTGTATCTTCTGAATGAAAAAACCGTCCCACCATGAAAAGTGATTTGGTGCGAAAGTTACTGATACATCATCGCTGACATCGGGAAATTCATTCGTGACATAAAAATGAGAGAAGTGCTTCTTCATCAGTCTTTCGAGATAGAAAGTGAAAAGACGGTCGAACCATGGTTTTTTGTCAGCCTTTATCATCTGCTTTAAACCTCTCACTTTTCATATTTTGCCACCAGTTCCGAGACTATTTTACCCGACAGAATCACCAGCGGTATTCCGCCGCCGGGATGAGCACTCCCGCCACAGAAGTAAAGTCCGCCGTACTCTTTCGACTTGTTGTCCTGCCTTAAAAAAGCAGCGTATTTGTTGTTTGAGGAGATGCCATACAAACTTCCATAAACGGAGGAGGTTTTTTCTTCTATCTTCTCCGGCGTGAGAACTCTTTCAAAAACAATTCGTTCATTCAAATCAATACCAAGCATCTTTTCAATTTTGTTGATTATGCTCCTTCTGATTGAATCAATGCTGTAGTAATTTTTGGAGGTTGCGGGAGGCATGTTAATCATTACAAACCAGTTTTCGAATCCTTTTGGTGCGTCATCTTCATTTACCCTGGATGAAATATAGATGTAAACAGTAGGGTCTTCGGGAGCTTTTCCGGATTCAAAAATCTCATCAAACTCTTTTTTATAATCCTCCGAAAAGAGAATATTATGCATTTTCAATTCAGAGTGTTCCCCTTTCACACCCCAGTAATAAACCAGCGCAGAGGAGGAAGGTTCTGTTTTGTAATATTTCCTCGCAGGGCGAACCTGCGAATCGTCCAACAGTTTTTTGTAGGTGTTCGTCACATCGGAGTTTGAAACCACAATATCGGCTTCGAATACCTCATCACCGCATCTTACTCCAACCACTCTGTTGGGGTCGTCAATCACTCTACCTCTGCAACATACACCCCGAACATCATTTTTCGCCAATATAATTTCATCAACTGTACAATTTGTTTCTATCTTTACACCCGATTTCAAGGCAACTTCCGTCAGTGCCTTGCTGAGGGAATATATTCCACCTTTAAGCGTGTAGCCGCCGATTCCATATTCCACATGCTGGATGATGTTTAGTGTTGCGGGTGCAAGATATGGATTTGATCCGTTGTAGGTAGCATATCGATCGAAAAGCTGGATTACTTCAGGATCACTGAAAAAGGATGCATTGGCTTCGTGCATGGTACGGAAGGAATCGATTTTTGGCAGATTCAACAGAGTGACAGCAGCTTTTTTATTGAAGAAGGTTGACCACTCCCTGAAACTGTTAAAAAGGAAAAGATCGGCGGTAAGATCATATATCCTTTTGGAATAATCAAAATAGGATTCGACAATTTCCCTTTTCAAATCAAATTTGACTGTAAGTTCGGAGATAAATCTGTCGAGATTGCTGAACGCATCAATCATTTTCCCCGCGGGATAAAAATAGCGGCACAACACATCGGGCTGAACGAACTCAAGGTAATCATCCGCATCAAGCCCCGCTTCCCGAAATAATTGCTCGATAACAAAAGGCATCGTCAGAAGCGAGGGACCCGTATCGAATCTAAAACCGGATTCAGTAATTTCGTTGGCTTTACCCCCTGCCTTCTCATTCTGTTCGAGAATTGTAACCTGATACCCTCCTTTTTGAAGCCGGATTGCAGCGGAGAGACCACCCAACCCCGCCCCGACTACCACCACCCGCTTCACTAAATATCCTTCTTAAACAAGAGGTAAAAGAAAAACCACCATGAGATCATCGAAAAGGAATAGAAGAAATCTTCAACGGGAATTGTTGTGAATCGCATCCCCCAGATTGCCTCGGGTGAATACCATACTATCGGTGGAGCTGTAAGGAAGTAATTCACGAGGAGAAAAGGGAGATAGGTAATCAAAATTGATAACCAGTAAACACGGGATCGAAGAATTGCAGGCTTGAAAGTTGCGGCTACCATCAGAAATGCTGCAGAAAAAATCATTACAGTGGAAGTGTAATATTGAGAACTGTAATTTCCCGCTGCAACTATGAGAACTGCTCCAGCCAGGTAATAATAGTTTTTGTTGAAAGGAAGTGATTTTTCCGGGAGATAGAGTTTTATTGTCTCATAGATAAACAGACAGGAGTAAGGCACGGTAACAAAAAAAAGAACTTCTTCGAGAGGCAATCCGAAAAGGTAAACCCCCGCCAGGTATTCGGGAGTAAACCCCCAGTCACCTCTCGAAGTGGCTATTGCGTCCCAAACAAGATAGACGGGACTTACAACAAGTATTGAAAACAGGTAAAAACGGAATTTCCTGTAAAATGAAATCTTCTTCTCGAAAGAAAGAATTACAGGAAAGATTACCGTTAGCAGGTTAATCAGCAGATATCTGCTCATCTTTTAAGCCTTATTTAAGCAGTGCCCGCATTTTTGCAGTCTGATTTTTATCCAGTCTCTCAGATTCAAGCAGAAATTTTACAAGTCCTGTTTGTGTTTTTTTATCCAGTTCAGAATAGTCCTTTTTTAGAAGCAGTTCGTAAACGATTGCAAGGTCTTCATCCCTCTCTTTTGCATGTCCAAGTATTGCAGGAATAAAGTGAAGGATGGAAAACCGCATAAAACGGATCTCCAATGACCTCGGTTGCTTTTTAAGGGCATAGGCGAGTTTATCCAGACCTGAATTTAGAAGGTCAAGTTTCGTAAAAGGATTTATTGCGTGTTTGGCAAGAAGTGTTTCTGTTCCTCCGAGATATGCTACCACAAAGGGGTCCATCGATTTCAGCTTTTTGCCAAATTTTTTATCTATAAATTCCTTAAGCTCCTCCGCCTTTGCCTCACTCTCAACCCCGGCATAAAATGTCTTGCGGATATAGTCCTTTGTTGAGGGATCGAGATCGGCTTTTCCGGCATTCACGCCGGTAACAAGAACAGCGAACAATAAAAAAAGAATACTCTTTAACAAGTCTTTAAAACCTTTACTTCTATTATCGATTTTGTAAGCAACAACAATTTTACAGGATCAGGTACTCTCGTTCTTTCCTTCATCAGGTGTTGCACTTTTTTCGAACAGATTTTATCAAACAATTTTATGTAATAAAGATACGCCGAGTAAACACCCAACCTGACTCCGGGCGGGAGTTTTCTTATTCCTTCGAGTGAAAGTTTGAATTCGGCTCTTATGGAATCTTCCAAAAGCTTTTTGTTTTCATCATCGATTCCATGCTCTGAATCAACATTCGGAAGATAGATTCTTCCTCTCTCGTCGATATCAGATTTAATGTCTCTCAGGAAGTTTACCTTCTGAAATGCTGAACCAAGTGCTCTTGCGGGTTCGAGTAACTGCTTAAACATTTCATCATCACCCTCTGTGAAAACCCTGAGGCACATCAGCCCCACTACCTCTGCAGATCCGTAAATATATTCATCATACTTTTTCTCTTCGTAGTAGTTATTGTAGAGGTCCATTTCCATACTGTCAAGAAAAGCATCAATATATTCACGATCAATTTTGTATTTATTCACCACTTCCTGAAAAGCGTGCAGAATCGGATTGGTGGAAACTCCCCGCTCAATCGCCTTATAGGTTTCTTCTCTGAATTCACAGAGGAGGGTTTGTTTATCATGTCCATGAAAAGTGTCAACTATTTCATCAGCAAGCCTCACATAACCATAGACCGAGTAGATTGGCTCGCGGAATCTCTTTTCAAAAGCAAGTATCCCCAAACTGAATGAGGTGGAATACTCCTTTGTGAAAAGGGAAGAAGTTCTTGCGCAAATGCTGCTATAAAATTCCATAGTCTTTCTCTAATCTTTCCATTACAAGTTTTGAGCTTATCACAACCATCGGTAATCCGGTGCCCGGCGTAGTCGAAGCACCAACATAATACAAATTGTCAAATTTTTCATCTTTGTTTTTTGGTCTGAATGCGCCAACCTGATCCATGTCATGCGCCAGCCCAAGTCCCGATCCTTTGTAGAGGTTGAAAGCTTTTTCCCACTCTACAGGGTCCATTATTTTTTTGGTGATAATGTTGCCGGAAATATCATACCCGACTCTCTGTGATAGATCATCTATGATGTTCTGAGCAAGTTCTTCCCTGTCATCCCAGTTTTTCTTGTACCTGAGATCGGGCACAGGACAAAGAATAAATATATTTTCGCACCCCTCCGGAGCACAATCAGGAAATGACTTTGAGGAGACATTCACATAGTAATAAGGTTTCTGCGGCGATATGGAAGATGTGAAGATTGTGTCTGCATATCCTCTAAAATTACTGCCGAGGAAATAGTTGTGATGCTCCAGATTCGGTATCTGTCCCTTAACCCCAAGATAAATTGTGAAAGGTGCCAGAGTCCAGTGCATCTTGTCAAGTCTTTCATCCGAGAATTTTGGTCTGCCAAGCACTCTCCCTCTGAACGATGCCGCATCAGCATTTGCAATGAAGATGTCTGCTTCCCATTTTTTTCCTGTCGAGTCAACCATTCCTGTCACAGAACCGTTGTTTTCCTCCACTCCGGTTATCTCGGTATTGTAAACAATTTCAACTCCTCTTTCTTCAAGAAGTTTTAAAAGTTCATCAACTAATTTATACATTCCCCCCTTAACTTTCCAATATCCGTTGTGCCTCATCTCAGTATAATTGAGAAGTGAATAAACAGAGGGGGTTTGAAATGGTGTCGAACCAAGAAAAAAAGCCACCAGAGAAAAGATAACCCTAACTTCTTCCGATTCAAAGGTCTTCCCAACCTCGCTCCACATCGTTTTGAAAAGATATGGAAGATGCTTCATCGGAACACCTGTCAGCTTGAGTACATATTCCAGTTTGTTGTCGAAGTTGGATTTTACAACTTTCCCCTCGGTATCATGGAAGAACTCACCGGCTCTTTTTAAATACTTATCAGCTTTTTCTGCGAGATTCGGTTCAAGTCCTTCGAACTCCTTTTCGAGTTTCTTCAGATCTTTGAATATTCTGTATGGTTTGGGATTCCCCTCAAAGTAAACCGTGTAGAGGGGATCGAGCTCCTGCATGGTAACCGGATTTTTTATCCCGCACGATTCGAAAAGTTCATCCAGTTCATAAGTCATACTCATGAAAGAGGGTCCCACATCAAATGTGAACCCGTCCATTTTCAACTGGTTGAGTCTGCCACCGGCTTTGTTGAACTTCTCAATTATCGTAACTTTGTGACCTTTCGACGAAAGCCTTAAAGCGGCGGATAATCCACCGAGTCCCGAGCCGATAATTACAACATTCTTCTTTTGCATTTCTCTGTTTATTTCTTTATCTGATAACAGTTTAACCTTCAGAGAAAAAATTAAGTTCAAAACTTCGACAAAAAAATAATTTGTCTAATCTTTGTCTAATATTCTCTTGACAATGTTCATAGCGCCTGTGGTCACGGCTACTGTTCCCTGCCCGGGAAATACGGTATCCCCTGTGTTGTAGAAGCCCTTAAATGGTGTAACACCTGAGTGCATTTTCAACAGATTATTCTTCACCGAGTGAGGAACCCCGCCGACAAGTCCTCTGTGTCTAAAAGTGTACCGCTCAAAGGTGGATGGTGTGCCAAACTCAACAAATTGTTTATTATTCGCCATTCCCGGGAAAGCCTCATCAAATTTCGACAGTATGAAATTCCCTGTTTCATTTTTTCTTCTCTCATACTCCTGACGATCGATTCCTCTCCAGTTTTCGGACTTTGTATGAAGCGATATGGTTACACTTTTCATCCTTGTCGGCGCTTTTTGTTGATCGTCAGCAAGCGATAATGTTACAAAAAAGGATTTTGATTCACAATGTGGCACCCCCTCAGGTAGATGAATCTGCCAGTAGGCAGTTTTTACATCCTCATCAAAAGGATAGTCAAAAGCAAAATTCACCATAAACGCACCCCATGCATCCGAACTGTCGGGAAGTGATTTCACAAAATATTCTTTCATCTCATTTGAGGTGATCTCAGGAATGTTCCAAAGAGGGATGTTGGTAATCACTCCGGCTGACCGGTATTCTGAGCCGTCGGAGGTTTTCACCAGATAACCGTCTGCATTTTTCTCTATGGCAACAACCCGTTTTTTATATTTTATTTCGCCTCCGAATGCTCTAAACTTTTTTTCAATCTCTTTTGCAGGAAAGAAAAGGCCACCGTAAGGGTAATATGTTTCGGCAGGATAAGCCAGCCCGAGAGCTGCAGTCAGAAATGGAGAATCTCCGGCAGTATTCTGGGTGGTAATCAACAGTTGCTCATCAATAAAGCTTCTGAAGAGGGGGTCTTTGTCCAATCCGAACTTTTTCATTACCTTCTCAACAGGCTTAAAAAGGTACGGAAGCAGCGGCAAGCCCTTCAGATTTGACGGTTTTGCAAGGGAAAGCAGATCCCCCGGTGAGACAGGAGGAATTCGACTGTTGTTTCCGATTAGTGAATAGCCGGTCCTGTCAATCCGGTGAACAAGCTCCCAGAATTCCCGTAAACGGGGAAGTTTGAAAAAGCGCTCAGTCTCAGCAATCCACTTGTCAAGATCAGCGTGTCTGACCAATTCCCTGTCACCAAATTTAATAATCATCCCCGGATCAAGCTTTTTTACTTTCGGTTCAATACCGAGTTCATTAAACATCCTTTGCATCGGTTGTCCGGCAGCCATACCGCTCAAGGTGGTGGCACCCGCATCAAACAGTATCCCTTTTCTCGAATAGAATGATGCACACCCGCCGGGCACTGTATGAGCTTCGAGAAGCAATACTCTCTTCCCCGCCTTTGCCAAAAGTGCCGCAGCAACAAGACCGCCATACCCGGCACCGATGACTATATGATCAAACTTCCGAATCATAAATCGAGATAACCTGCAGGAATTTCTTTTCTGCCTCTAAAGCCGTCATTCAGTCCGTGATAGAATTTTATGTCATCTTCATCACTCCTCCAGCAAAGCAGCACCTCTTCTCCGTTGATTACGGAAGGGAAATCAACAAGTCCGAACTCAAAATTCCAGTCCTTGAAGAAGCAACCAATCTCAGAAAGCTCCTCTATGTACGCGAGAATATTATCTTTCTTAAGCTCGATTCTCTCTTCAATTTCAGGAGTTTTTTCTTCAGTTTTAAGAAGTGATTTCAGTTCCCTCCCTTCAACCAAAATGTCATCCACAATTTTTCTTACAAGAGGAAGTGTCTTTTTTGCTTCAAGAGGGGTAAAATATTTAATTTCTGTTTCCATTCTCTTTACCTGATTTTGATTCGCGAATTTTATGTATAATTGTAACAAAAGAATTTGGAAAAATATTCAACTCATGAAATATGATGTACTGATTATCGGTGCGGGACCGATAGGACTCGCCTGTGCAATTGAAGCTAAAAGGAATGGACTCACATACAAGGTGATCGAAAAAGGCTGCCTTGTGAACTCCATTTTCAATTATCCCGTGAACATGACATTCTTCTCTACTTCAGAAAGACTCGAAATCGGGGAAGTACCGTTCATTTCACACGGCACAAAACCCACGAGAAGTGAAGCTCTCGAATATTACAGAAGAGTGGCTGAATCATGGAAACTCGATATCAATCTTTACGAAAGGGTATCCAATGTCTCCGGCACAATCGGGGATTTCACCGTAAAGACTGATAAAGGTGTTTACGCTTCCAGAGTTGTAATCGTCTCAACAGGCTTCTACGATTTCCCCAACCTGATGAACATTCCCGGAGAGGAACTTCCAAAGGTAAAGCACTACTACGATGACCCGCATCTCTACGCAAACATGGATGTGGTGGTAATCGGTGGTGGAAACTCCGCGGTGGATGTGGCGCTCGAAACTTTTCGCAAGGGTGCCCGGGTGTCCATGGTGGTCAAAAATCAGGAAATTGACAAAGGTGTGAAATACTGGGTAAGACCCGATATCGAAAACAGAATAAAAGACGGCAGTATCATCTCATATTTCAACTCAAGTGTGGTTGAAATCAAGCCGGATAGCGTGGCAATCTCCACCCCTGATGGTGAAAAGGAATTAAAAAACGATTTCGTTCTCGCCATGACGGGTTACCGCCCTGATTACGACTTCCTCACTCGAATCGGCATCGCAACTATCGATCCCGTTACTATGGAACCACAGTATGACAACACAACTTTCCAGACCAATATCCCGGGAATTTTCCTCGCAGGTGTAGTCTGCTGCGGACAGGAAACCAGAAAATGGTTCATCGAAAATTCACGATACCATGCAACAAACATCTTTGTGTATATCAAAGGGATACTGTGACCACTAACCCGGTCTAAACTGTTTCAGAATTCAGGATCATTCTTCTACAGGATAATTTCCGTAAAAATCTGTGATATCAAACCAGATTTCTTCACTATTTCCATCCTCAAACTGCAGTACCATCATATCGTAGCTTTTATCGCCATGATGGTGGAGAGATTGTCTAACCATCTTCACTTCCTGCCCCAATTGATTGGACAGCAGCCTTAAAAACTCATACTCGGCGCCAATTCCCTCAACTCCGTCTTCTGCGCCCGTAATTTTAATTGCCTGTTCTCTGGTCTTACCCGATCCGCCTGTGTATTTTATCATGACAATACTCCTTTGTTTATAAAGTTAATTTAATTTTCTTCTTCTTCAGGGATGTCTTCGTCACTGCCCTTGAGTTTTTTTGTATCCAAACCTCCTAGCCTTGCGATTTCAGAACCCCGGGATACAAGGTTTCCTCTGCCGTTCTTCAACTGACCATCTGCTTCACCAAACAGTCGTTGTGCCTTGTCGATGGACCTTCCCACCTCTTCAAATTTGCCGATAAATCCTTCCAGTTTATTCACGAAACTCTGTGCCTTGTTTGCAATCAAAACTGCGTTCTGATTCCTTTTCTCCGTTTTCCAGATATTCTGGATGGTTTTTAGAGTGACAAACAAGGTTGTCTGAGTAACTATAATGATCCCTTTGTCGAAAGCTTCTGTGTAAATCTCTTTTGCCTCTTTCATCAATATGTTAAAAGCAGGCTCTATCGGTATAAACATTAAAACATAATCAAGAGAGTTTATTCCTTCAAGATTGAAATAGCTTTTATCGCTTAGCATTTTGATGTGCTGCCTGACCGACCTGATATGGTCTTTAAGGAACAACTCCCTTTCTTCTTCATTATCAGTAGCATGGTATTTTTCATATGCCTTAAGCGATGTCTTTACATCCACAACAATTTGCTTGCCACCCGGAAGATAGATTATTGCATCGGGGCGAAATCCCGAACCTTCGGAATTTTTCGTTGAAAACTGGACATCGTATTCACGCCCTTTCTCAAGTCCTGAGGTTTCGAAAATCCGTTCGAGCACCACTTCCCCCCAGTCCCCAAGGGTTTTGTTGTCACCTTTCAAAGCATCGGTCAGGTTTTGTGCCCCCTCACTCAACTGTCTGTTCAGCTCCTGCAGAGCCCTCAACTCGGTTCTCAGGGAAGATCTTTCACGGGTTTCCTCGGTGTAGATATTCTCCACCCTCGTTTTGAACTCGGTTATGTTTTCTTTGAAAGGTTTCAGGAGGGATTCGAGGTTTTGTCGGCTCAGCTCTGTAAACGACTGGTTTTTGGATTCAAATATCCGGTTGGCGATATTCTCAAATTCTTTGGTGAGGGCTTCCTTCGCTTCTTTTAACTCCACAAGACGAAGCTCAAAACTCTCCTTTTCCGAGATGTAGCGTTCATTCAAAGCCGCATTTTGGGCTTTTAAATTTTTATATGTCTCCTGAAGCGATTTTACTTCTTCTTCAAGCATGGGAACCCGGCGGGCACTCTCTTCATATCTCCCTTTTTC from Bacteroidota bacterium includes:
- the rmuC gene encoding DNA recombination protein RmuC, which produces METIIFLVVGLILGLIIGYLIASAKKSGVQSEMAVLAEKSSRSENEAATLKTQLDKERGIYNDQLRRLESEKGRYEESARRVPMLEEEVKSLQETYKNLKAQNAALNERYISEKESFELRLVELKEAKEALTKEFENIANRIFESKNQSFTELSRQNLESLLKPFKENITEFKTRVENIYTEETRERSSLRTELRALQELNRQLSEGAQNLTDALKGDNKTLGDWGEVVLERIFETSGLEKGREYDVQFSTKNSEGSGFRPDAIIYLPGGKQIVVDVKTSLKAYEKYHATDNEEERELFLKDHIRSVRQHIKMLSDKSYFNLEGINSLDYVLMFIPIEPAFNILMKEAKEIYTEAFDKGIIIVTQTTLFVTLKTIQNIWKTEKRNQNAVLIANKAQSFVNKLEGFIGKFEEVGRSIDKAQRLFGEADGQLKNGRGNLVSRGSEIARLGGLDTKKLKGSDEDIPEEEEN